From a single Shewanella donghaensis genomic region:
- a CDS encoding polyamine aminopropyltransferase, whose protein sequence is MNNTLLEQGQEGCDKQSSSSQNSALPPHKKRSLAWFDDALLLGIMALLAGCGLIYEYLLSHYAGRILGALEAAIYTMIGIMIVSMGIGAFAARKIRCAFTGFAMLELIVAFCGSLAILITAAVIGFGQQLPLIIANTLGLPPDHLPDGGFIGVLQNLSEYLPYVWGVILGLMIGMEIPLIARVRQSLSEEHLMHNAGTIYGADYIGAGAGAAIWVLFMLSLDIQLAAALTASVNLLAGFVFIWRFWQQIRWAKLILVGHFIATGVLVLLALHGPNWEQNFNNLLYKDKVVYTEATRFQQLTFTERLRGKGQPPVYSLYINGRLQFSSIDEHIYHSFLVHPTIAASARHDNVLIIGGGDGLGLKQVFKWDPKSVTLMDLDEKLVDLFREPHENMPTHVSNAMLELNGDALNDPRVKLVYDDAFNGVDKLITDNQKFDVIIVDLPDPSHPDLNKLYSDLFYRKLAELLSADGAMTVQSTSPYHAQNAFISVGKTIEAAGFAVEQYHHNVPSFGEWGWSIATLSGLNAKQRLAHNEKLPIDEQWLTPGLIHGAFEFPGTFYNDEESININKIGSLQLYHYHLASWSENQGMNLF, encoded by the coding sequence ATGAATAATACTTTGCTTGAACAGGGCCAGGAGGGCTGCGACAAGCAAAGTAGCTCTTCTCAAAATAGCGCTCTACCCCCACACAAAAAACGCAGCCTAGCTTGGTTTGATGATGCCCTATTATTGGGCATTATGGCTTTACTGGCTGGTTGCGGTCTTATTTACGAATACCTACTTTCTCATTATGCAGGCCGCATACTCGGCGCTTTAGAAGCTGCCATATACACCATGATTGGCATTATGATTGTGTCCATGGGTATAGGTGCTTTTGCAGCGCGTAAAATTCGCTGTGCTTTTACCGGCTTTGCGATGCTTGAATTAATCGTCGCTTTTTGTGGTTCGTTGGCCATCTTAATTACCGCTGCTGTTATTGGTTTTGGACAACAGCTACCGTTAATTATTGCAAACACCCTAGGACTACCACCTGACCATCTACCTGATGGTGGATTTATTGGGGTATTACAGAATTTAAGTGAATATCTTCCCTACGTATGGGGCGTAATTCTTGGCTTAATGATCGGGATGGAAATCCCCTTGATTGCACGCGTACGACAATCATTATCAGAAGAACACTTAATGCATAATGCTGGCACCATCTATGGTGCTGATTACATTGGTGCTGGTGCTGGTGCTGCTATCTGGGTGCTATTTATGCTATCGCTGGATATTCAGTTAGCAGCCGCGCTCACCGCCAGTGTGAACCTGTTAGCGGGTTTTGTGTTTATTTGGCGCTTCTGGCAGCAAATTCGATGGGCTAAGCTCATTCTTGTAGGGCACTTTATTGCCACAGGTGTATTAGTGCTACTGGCGCTTCACGGTCCAAATTGGGAACAAAATTTTAATAATCTACTGTATAAAGATAAAGTCGTTTACACAGAAGCCACCCGCTTTCAGCAATTAACCTTTACCGAACGTCTTCGTGGTAAAGGGCAGCCACCGGTGTATTCACTGTATATTAATGGCCGCTTACAGTTCTCCAGCATTGATGAGCACATTTATCATAGCTTTTTAGTCCACCCAACAATTGCAGCAAGTGCAAGGCACGACAATGTGCTTATTATTGGCGGCGGCGATGGCTTAGGGCTTAAACAGGTTTTTAAATGGGATCCCAAATCGGTCACCTTAATGGACTTGGATGAAAAACTGGTGGATTTGTTTAGAGAGCCCCATGAGAACATGCCAACACATGTTAGCAATGCCATGTTAGAGCTTAATGGTGATGCGTTAAATGATCCTAGAGTTAAGCTTGTTTATGATGATGCCTTTAATGGCGTTGATAAACTGATTACCGATAATCAAAAATTTGATGTCATCATTGTGGATTTACCCGATCCCAGCCACCCTGATTTAAATAAGTTATATTCAGATTTATTTTATCGAAAACTGGCTGAATTACTCAGTGCAGATGGCGCAATGACGGTGCAATCGACTTCACCTTATCATGCACAAAATGCCTTTATTTCTGTGGGGAAAACCATAGAAGCGGCGGGATTTGCAGTAGAGCAGTATCACCACAATGTACCGAGCTTTGGTGAATGGGGTTGGTCTATCGCCACCTTATCAGGACTGAATGCCAAACAGCGGCTTGCTCATAACGAAAAACTGCCCATCGATGAGCAATGGTTAACACCAGGTTTAATTCATGGTGCATTTGAATTTCCAGGCACATTTTATAATGATGAAGAAAGTATCAACATTAATAAAATTGGCTCATTACAGCTTTACCATTACCACCTCGCTTCTTGGTCTGAGAATCAAGGGATGAATCTTTTTTAA
- a CDS encoding DUF350 domain-containing protein → MTFFNDFGLTLDLAIILAIDLTIAVILLALMRYLQGWSVRVNSRAELAERDNFAFGISTAGAVLALGIVLTGAITGEAANSYLVEAIGMTAYGLFGLILIKFGRILHDKIALNEVDKNSQIINGNMSIAIVDAAAAIATAIIIRSVLMWAEDLTFDTFIAIFTAFLISQLMLVLLTRFREHQYAKRNQGDSMQKALEQGQIAIAIRHSGYMIAMAFTFNAASHFIIYDPTAYFMNIVGWLTFSVIMLIALSMLLFIVKKLVLAQINLTDEVEKQHNVGVAAVELAISVGIALILAALMA, encoded by the coding sequence ATGACATTTTTCAATGACTTCGGGCTCACTTTAGATCTAGCGATTATTTTAGCTATTGATCTTACCATCGCTGTAATTCTGCTTGCGTTAATGCGCTACTTGCAGGGTTGGAGTGTCAGAGTAAACAGCCGTGCAGAACTCGCTGAACGTGATAACTTCGCATTTGGTATAAGTACTGCGGGTGCTGTTTTAGCTTTGGGTATTGTACTTACTGGTGCGATAACGGGTGAAGCTGCTAACTCTTATCTTGTAGAAGCAATAGGCATGACAGCTTATGGCTTATTTGGCCTAATTTTAATTAAGTTTGGTCGTATACTTCACGACAAAATCGCATTAAATGAAGTCGACAAAAATAGCCAAATTATCAATGGCAATATGTCTATCGCTATTGTTGATGCTGCAGCAGCTATCGCTACCGCTATTATCATTCGTTCTGTATTAATGTGGGCTGAAGATCTTACCTTTGACACCTTTATCGCCATTTTTACTGCATTCTTAATTTCGCAGTTAATGTTGGTGTTATTAACCCGATTCCGTGAGCATCAATATGCAAAACGTAATCAAGGTGACTCAATGCAAAAGGCTTTAGAGCAAGGCCAAATTGCAATTGCCATTCGTCACAGTGGTTATATGATTGCAATGGCATTTACCTTTAATGCTGCTAGTCACTTTATCATTTATGACCCAACTGCTTACTTCATGAATATTGTTGGCTGGTTAACCTTCTCTGTCATTATGCTAATTGCATTATCAATGTTGTTATTCATCGTGAAGAAACTGGTATTGGCACAAATTAACCTTACTGACGAAGTAGAGAAGCAACACAATGTTGGTGTCGCTGCAGTTGAATTAGCAATTAGTGTGGGTATAGCACTAATTTTAGCGGCATTAATGGCATAA
- the glnE gene encoding bifunctional [glutamate--ammonia ligase]-adenylyl-L-tyrosine phosphorylase/[glutamate--ammonia-ligase] adenylyltransferase yields the protein MNMHSQSNNVLSAELVEIAERYWLRLCDTWPEVTEKLNKAQQNELKSVLGLSDYVAEQLCRNPEWIELLFNGLLTEVDRQLFSDELKRLLSVLTTEDSVKKTLRNFRNFQMVRIAWRDFLNYSDVQSSLLDLSALAEALVIAARDWLYTDMCQQIGTPTDEEGNPQPLLILGMGKLGGRELNFSSDIDLIFTFPEHGETIGGRRAQANQQFFIKMGQRLICLLDQITVDGFVFRVDMRLRPYGESGPLVVSFSGLEDYYQEQGRDWERYAMVKARVLGPWTQFSDDLHDLLRPFVYRRYIDFSAIDSLRKMKQLIAQEVRRRKLTDNIKLGAGGIREVEFVVQSFQLIRGGREPSLRQQSLFGAIDTLYNLGQLEYLAVDELKHSYILLRRVENLLQAIDDKQTQTLPDNSTDWRRLCHAMHETDEQVLRSKIAQAMANIHRHFNDTVGGDHEQDSSDHWTSQLWHITDEENALALFAEHLVDDDNLWPTLYDWRSNFLKRSIGPRGRETLEKLMPKLLAELLDQPIPSDAFKAVSGVLDKILTRTTYLELLCENPGARQQLISLCCASPWIAEELANFPMLLDELIDPSQLYDTTSIDDYPSELRQYLLRVPEDDMEQQMEALRQFKLSQQLKIAAADVTGVLPVMEVSDHLTFLAEAIIEQVVLQAWHQVASRHGTPEGTSPEKMGFAIIGYGKLGGIELGYGSDLDLVFLHNHQGPGATDGKRPIDNGHFYLKLAQRIVHLFATRTTSGELYEVDMRLRPSGASGLLVSEIEQYREYQREEAWNWEHQALVRSRFVYGDHQLAARFSEIRTEILSHERKLPELAKLVRDMRTKMRDHLLKVTKDKFDLKQSAGGIADIEFIAQYLVLAYANTNHELSIWSDNVRIFQVLAELEILPMMTAQHLTQTYCWLRDENHRLTLQRKKGEIDAEMAMRNVSEIINIYQHILGVNE from the coding sequence ATAAACATGCACAGCCAAAGTAACAACGTCTTATCTGCAGAACTCGTCGAAATAGCAGAACGTTACTGGTTAAGGCTATGTGATACATGGCCTGAAGTCACCGAAAAACTAAATAAAGCACAGCAAAACGAATTAAAATCGGTCTTAGGATTGAGTGATTATGTTGCAGAGCAATTGTGTCGCAACCCTGAGTGGATCGAATTGTTATTCAATGGCCTATTAACCGAGGTCGATAGACAGTTATTTTCAGATGAATTAAAGCGGCTGTTATCTGTCTTAACGACTGAAGATTCGGTTAAAAAAACGCTCAGAAATTTTCGTAACTTCCAAATGGTGCGCATCGCTTGGCGAGACTTTTTAAATTATTCAGATGTGCAAAGTTCATTATTGGATTTATCAGCTTTGGCGGAAGCGTTAGTTATCGCTGCGCGTGATTGGCTTTATACTGATATGTGCCAACAAATAGGCACGCCTACTGATGAAGAAGGTAATCCACAGCCGTTACTCATTCTTGGTATGGGTAAATTGGGTGGCCGCGAGCTCAATTTTTCTTCTGATATTGATCTTATTTTTACCTTCCCTGAACATGGCGAGACTATTGGTGGTCGCCGTGCTCAAGCTAATCAGCAATTTTTTATCAAAATGGGGCAACGCCTCATTTGTTTGTTAGATCAAATTACCGTTGACGGTTTTGTTTTTCGCGTTGATATGCGTTTACGACCTTATGGCGAAAGTGGTCCTTTAGTGGTGAGTTTTAGTGGTCTTGAGGATTACTATCAAGAGCAAGGCCGAGATTGGGAACGTTATGCCATGGTCAAAGCTCGCGTGCTGGGGCCGTGGACACAATTTAGCGATGATTTACATGATTTATTGAGACCTTTTGTTTATCGCCGATATATCGACTTTTCTGCGATCGACTCACTTCGAAAAATGAAGCAACTTATTGCTCAAGAAGTAAGACGCAGAAAATTAACTGACAATATTAAGTTAGGCGCAGGCGGCATTCGTGAAGTGGAGTTTGTGGTGCAAAGCTTTCAGTTAATTCGTGGTGGGCGAGAGCCTTCATTACGACAACAAAGCTTGTTCGGGGCTATTGATACTTTATATAACCTGGGTCAGCTAGAGTATCTTGCCGTTGATGAATTAAAACATAGCTATATTCTGCTGCGCCGAGTAGAAAATCTGTTGCAAGCTATTGATGACAAACAAACCCAAACATTGCCGGATAATTCAACTGACTGGCGACGTTTATGTCATGCCATGCATGAGACTGATGAGCAAGTCTTACGCAGTAAAATTGCGCAAGCTATGGCTAATATTCATCGTCATTTCAATGACACTGTGGGCGGTGATCATGAGCAAGATTCTTCGGATCATTGGACCAGCCAGTTATGGCATATTACTGATGAAGAAAATGCCCTGGCCTTGTTTGCTGAACACCTTGTTGATGACGATAATTTATGGCCGACATTATATGACTGGCGATCAAATTTCTTAAAACGCTCTATTGGCCCAAGAGGGCGTGAAACACTCGAAAAACTCATGCCTAAATTATTGGCTGAATTATTAGACCAACCCATTCCCAGTGATGCATTTAAAGCAGTATCAGGGGTGTTAGATAAAATTCTAACCCGCACGACTTATCTTGAATTACTGTGTGAAAATCCAGGTGCTCGTCAGCAACTCATAAGCCTCTGTTGTGCAAGCCCATGGATTGCAGAAGAGTTAGCTAACTTCCCGATGCTATTAGATGAGTTGATTGACCCATCACAGCTCTACGATACAACCTCTATTGATGATTATCCAAGTGAGTTGAGGCAATACCTTCTACGTGTTCCTGAAGATGATATGGAACAGCAAATGGAAGCGTTGCGTCAATTTAAGTTGTCTCAGCAATTAAAAATTGCGGCGGCTGATGTCACAGGGGTATTACCTGTAATGGAGGTAAGCGATCACTTAACTTTCCTTGCAGAAGCCATTATTGAGCAAGTCGTTTTACAAGCATGGCATCAAGTGGCCTCTAGGCATGGAACACCGGAAGGTACGAGCCCTGAGAAAATGGGCTTTGCGATTATTGGTTATGGCAAATTAGGTGGCATTGAACTCGGTTATGGCTCCGATTTAGATTTAGTGTTTTTGCATAATCACCAAGGACCAGGTGCCACTGATGGTAAAAGACCAATCGATAATGGTCATTTTTATTTAAAGCTGGCCCAACGAATTGTGCACTTATTTGCCACTCGTACCACTTCGGGTGAGTTATATGAAGTTGATATGCGCTTAAGGCCTTCAGGCGCTTCTGGATTATTGGTTAGTGAGATAGAGCAATATAGAGAATATCAGCGCGAAGAAGCCTGGAATTGGGAGCATCAAGCGTTGGTTCGATCACGCTTTGTCTATGGCGATCATCAACTCGCAGCACGCTTTAGTGAGATTAGAACTGAAATCTTATCCCATGAACGCAAGCTACCTGAATTAGCTAAGTTAGTGCGTGATATGCGAACTAAAATGCGAGATCACCTATTAAAAGTCACTAAAGATAAATTTGATTTAAAACAAAGTGCTGGTGGTATTGCAGATATTGAGTTTATTGCACAATATCTGGTACTCGCATATGCAAATACCAATCATGAACTGTCCATTTGGTCTGATAACGTGCGAATTTTTCAAGTGTTAGCAGAGCTTGAAATCTTACCTATGATGACAGCTCAACATCTCACGCAGACGTATTGCTGGCTTCGAGATGAGAATCATCGTCTGACATTACAGCGTAAAAAAGGTGAAATTGATGCTGAAATGGCAATGAGAAACGTCAGTGAAATCATTAATATTTACCAACATATCTTAGGTGTTAATGAATGA